A single window of Gemmatimonadaceae bacterium DNA harbors:
- a CDS encoding thioesterase family protein translates to MSHVQLSELRVRYAESDQMGVVYHANYLVWCEIGRTDFIRQFGISYAELERRGVALAVSDAALRFHAAARYDDRIRVETRLTDVRSRAVAFEYLIVNADTGQRLVTASTTLVALDRAGRPTALPTEFRAQLQAAR, encoded by the coding sequence ATGAGCCACGTGCAGCTGAGCGAACTCCGTGTGCGCTACGCGGAGTCCGACCAGATGGGCGTCGTGTACCACGCCAACTATCTCGTCTGGTGCGAGATCGGCCGTACCGACTTCATCCGCCAGTTCGGGATCAGCTACGCCGAACTCGAGCGGCGCGGGGTGGCGCTGGCCGTGTCAGACGCGGCGCTGCGCTTCCACGCCGCGGCGCGGTACGACGATCGGATTCGCGTCGAGACGCGCTTGACCGACGTCCGGTCGCGGGCCGTCGCGTTCGAGTACCTGATCGTGAATGCCGATACCGGCCAGCGCCTGGTCACCGCCAGCACCACGCTCGTCGCGCTCGACCGCGCGGGGCGTCCCACGGCGCTGCCCACCGAATTTCGTGCCCAGCTGCAGGCGGCGCGGTAA
- a CDS encoding UDP-2,3-diacylglucosamine diphosphatase translates to MLASPCYIFSDIHLGFAPADVERQLRGFLRDLRGRAGSVVINGDLFEFWFEWRRVMPRAGFRVLSAIADLTDDGVPVLMIGGNHDCWGGEILRADAGVDFQLGPWRGEVAGWRACIEHGDGLRDREDRRYRALRAVLRNPLAIRAFRWIHPDWATALAGGSSHASRSYAARDGGRGLRQVAEHRLAADPSLDLLVFGHSHVPALERMPTGGIYANAGSWLDAPTFLRVTPERVELRRWDGSAEGVALDVVDRAAQKTLSQGEE, encoded by the coding sequence GTGCTCGCCTCGCCCTGCTACATCTTCTCGGATATCCATCTCGGGTTCGCCCCCGCGGACGTGGAGCGCCAGCTCCGGGGATTCCTGCGGGATCTGCGTGGACGGGCCGGATCGGTGGTGATCAACGGCGACCTGTTCGAATTCTGGTTCGAATGGCGGCGGGTGATGCCGCGGGCGGGGTTCCGCGTGCTCAGCGCCATCGCCGATCTCACCGACGACGGCGTGCCGGTGCTGATGATCGGCGGCAATCACGACTGCTGGGGCGGCGAGATCCTGCGCGCCGACGCCGGCGTCGACTTCCAGTTGGGGCCGTGGCGCGGCGAAGTGGCGGGCTGGCGGGCGTGCATCGAGCACGGCGACGGGCTGCGCGACCGTGAGGACCGCCGGTACCGCGCGTTGCGCGCGGTGCTGCGCAACCCACTGGCGATCCGGGCCTTCCGGTGGATCCACCCGGACTGGGCCACGGCGCTGGCGGGCGGCAGTTCGCACGCCAGCCGCTCGTACGCCGCGCGGGACGGCGGCCGCGGGCTGCGGCAGGTGGCGGAACACCGGCTCGCTGCCGATCCTTCGCTGGACCTGCTCGTGTTCGGCCACTCCCACGTGCCTGCCCTGGAGCGAATGCCAACCGGCGGGATATACGCGAACGCCGGCTCGTGGCTCGACGCGCCCACCTTTCTACGGGTCACGCCAGAGCGCGTGGAACTGCGCCGGTGGGACGGGTCAGCCGAGGGGGTGGCGCTCGACGTCGTCGATCGCGCTGCCCAGAAAACGCTGTCCCAGGGCGAGGAATAG
- the murI gene encoding glutamate racemase, translating into MSDPAPIGVFDSGIGGLTVVHELMRQLPHESIIYFGDTARVPYGNKSPETVQRYSREIADFLQQRGVKAIVVACNTATAHALPMLRAERAIPVIGVVEPGARAAVAASRSGAIGVIGTAGTVRSGAYDRAIHALRPDARVTAQACPLFVPLVEEGWTDRDATRLVAQEYLRPVVGHHVDTVVLGCTHYPLLKPLLHEVLGADVRLIDSAEETAAETARVLHDRGLSAPDGATPRYHFVASDEPSLFLALGQRFLGSAIDDVERHPLG; encoded by the coding sequence ATGAGTGATCCCGCCCCCATCGGAGTGTTCGACTCCGGCATCGGTGGCCTCACCGTGGTGCATGAACTCATGCGGCAGCTCCCGCATGAGAGCATCATCTACTTCGGCGACACGGCGCGCGTCCCGTACGGCAACAAGAGCCCGGAGACGGTGCAGCGGTACAGCCGCGAAATCGCCGACTTCCTGCAGCAGCGCGGGGTGAAGGCGATCGTCGTCGCCTGCAACACCGCCACCGCCCACGCCCTGCCGATGCTCCGTGCCGAGCGCGCCATTCCCGTGATCGGCGTCGTGGAGCCGGGCGCCCGGGCCGCCGTCGCCGCCAGCCGCTCGGGAGCCATCGGCGTCATCGGCACGGCCGGCACGGTGCGGTCGGGGGCGTACGACCGCGCGATCCACGCCCTGCGCCCCGATGCGCGGGTCACCGCGCAAGCGTGCCCGCTGTTCGTTCCCCTCGTCGAGGAGGGATGGACCGACCGCGACGCGACGCGGCTCGTGGCCCAGGAGTACCTGCGGCCGGTCGTGGGCCACCACGTGGACACGGTGGTGCTCGGCTGCACCCACTATCCGCTGCTCAAGCCGCTGCTCCACGAGGTGCTGGGCGCCGACGTGCGGCTCATCGACAGCGCCGAGGAAACGGCGGCCGAGACGGCGCGCGTGCTCCACGATCGTGGTCTGTCGGCACCGGACGGCGCAACGCCGCGGTACCACTTCGTGGCGTCCGACGAGCCGTCGCTATTCCTCGCCCTGGGACAGCGTTTTCTGGGCAGCGCGATCGACGACGTCGAGCGCCACCCCCTCGGCTGA